The Actinomycetota bacterium genome contains the following window.
AGAGATTCTCGCGGCACTCCAGAGACTTGTGCATGACCTGGGCATGACCGTGGTGATGGCCGAGCACCGACTCGAGCGAGTTGTGCAATACGCCGATCGCATCATCGTTGTGCCAGGCGATGCTCAGGCGATAGTGATCGGGACACCACAGGAGGTCATGCGGGAGGCACCTATCGCCCCGCCAGTAGTCGAACTTGGCAGGATCGCCGGCTGGATGCCTCTTCCGCTGTCGGTGCGCGATGCACGTCGAGCTGCTGGTCCACTGCGAGCGCTGCTCGTTGGTCAGGTCCCGCCGCTGAGAGCCGTTGCGAGCCACAACGTCGATGACACGCTCGTTGAGGCCAAGGACCTCACCGTTCGCTACGGCAGCCATACAGCTCTTCGCAATCTTTCGCTCTCCGTACACCGTGGCGAGGTCGTTGCATTGATGGGCAGAAATGGTGCCGGCAAGTCGACATTGCTCAATGCCATGGTCGGACTGCGCACAGGCACTTCTGGAAGCATCACCACCAACGGCAAGAACGCCAGCACGCTCAAGGGATCTGAACTGCTGAAATCCGTCGGGCTCGTGCCCCAGGTTCCCGGTGATCTGCTTGAAGCCACCACCGTTGCCGATGAATGCAAGGCGGCAGATCGCGACGCACAAGTTGACCCGGGCACAGCACGAGCATTGCTCGCGCTACTTGCTCCCGAGATTCTTGACAGCACGCATCCGCGTGATCTGTCTGAAGGTCAACGACTGCTGTTGGCTCTTGCCGTGGTGCTTGCCGCACGTCCGCCCCTCTTGCTGCTCGATGAGCCAACACGCGGACTGGACTACCCAACCAAGATCCGGCTGGCCACCGTCCTTCGCGATCTGGCCGGTGCCGGCCACGCGATCATGCTCGCCACTCACGATGTTGAGCTGGCTGCCGAAGTCGCTACTCGCGTGGTGGTCATCGCCGATGGCGAGATCGTTGCCGATGGCACGACATCGGACGTTGTTGTGTCATCGCCCATGTTTGCGCCACAAGTAGCCAAGGTTCTCGCACCGCACCCGTGGCTCACTGTCTCTGACGTCGTCGCGACTATTGGCCCGTTGATCCTGCGCACCCACGCACCCATCAGCGGTGGAGCGGTCGGATGACACCGGCAGTACGCATCGGCAAACGATCGCTGCTGGCAATCCTTGCCACCTCGATGGTCGGCATCATCGCCTTCACCTGGCCGCTCTTCGCGGCTCAGGATTCACAGGCTGTGGCGCACGCTAATGACGCGCCTTGGCTATTCGCGCTCGTCGTCCCATTGCTGCTGGCAGTCGTACTCGCACAGTTCACCGATGGCGGAATGGATGCCAAGGCCGTGGCATTGCTCGGAGTCCTCGCGGCGGTGGTGGCGGCCATGCGCCCCCTTGGAGGTGGTACTGCGGGCTTGGAGCCGATCTGGGTCATCCTCGTCTTGGGCGGTCGGGCCTTGGGCCCAGGATTTGGTTTCAGTCTGGGCGCCGTCTCATTGTTTGCATCGGCCTTGATGACTGGCGGAGTCGGCCCGTGGCTGCCGTTCCAGATGCTTGCAGCCGCCTGGGTCGGCCTGGGCGCCGGACTGCTGCCGCGCGCCAGCGGCAAGAGGGAGCTGGTGATGCTGGCGGGCTATGGAGCTGTCGCGTCATTCGCCTACGGGCTGTTGCTCAACCTGTGGTTCTGGCCGTTCACAGCCGGTTTGCCGGCCGCTATCGCATTTGAGGCAGGTGCGCCGTTGAGTCAGAACCTGGCAGCCTGGATCCACTTCACCATCGTCACCAGCCTTGGCTATGACATTCCGCGCGCAGTTCTCACCGTTGTCCTCATCATGCTGGCCGGCACCACGATCTTGACGGCTCTTCGACGAGCGGCGCGCAGGGCGAACTTCGGCGCAGTGCCGACATTCGAAACGGCATCCACGTGAGAGTGCAACTGCTCGGCACCGGATCAGCTGACGGGTGGCCGAATCCATTCTGCGATTGCGATTCATGCGCGAGTCAGCGCGCCACAGGCAAGGCGCGTGCTGCGAGCTGCGCACTCATTGATGATGAACTTCTGATCGACTGGGGTCCCACCTTGGCCAATTCCGCCAGCCGCTTGGGACTGTCCCTCAACAAGGTCCACCACATTCTTTTCACCCATGGCCATCCCGATCATCTGGCGCCAGAGTTCCTGTTGTGGCGTTCCTGGATCAAGGATCTGAAGACTCTGCATATCTACGGGCCGCCACATGCCATCTCGCGTTTCGAGCACTGGATGGATCCGCAGGCTCCCGTTGTCTTCCATGTAGTGGAAGCAGACGACGAGTTCACCGCTCGAACCGCCAGCGGCACAGTCATTGTGCGCGTGCTCGCTGCATCGCATGGTCATGGCAGCGGAGATGTGTTCGCCGACGAAGCCGTGCTGTATGACCTCACGGCCGCAGATGGCGACCGACTGCTCTATGCCACCGACACAGGACCGTTGAGCCAGCGCACGGTAGCGGCTGTCCGTGACCGTGATTTCAATCTCGTGCTCATAGAGGAAACCTTTGGTCGACACAGCACCCATGGCACCGGACACCTTGATCTGTCGACACTTCCGCGCACCCTTGATGATCTACGCACAGCCGGCGCCATTACCGACAACACAGATGTCATCGCCTTCCACCTGAGTCATCACAACCCACCCCTTGCTGAACTCACGCAAGAACTCGCCGCCTTTGGCGCGCGAGCAGTCGACGACGGATCGATCATCAACACTCGGCGAGTCAACCGGAACTGCATACTCGTCATCGGCGGTGCACGCTCAGGCAAATCAACATTTGCAGAGTCGCTTGCAATGACGCGGGATGCGGTTACCTACCTCGCAACAGGCGGCAGCCGACCCGAGGACGCTGAATGGGCGGAACGCGTGGCTGCCCATCAAGCTCGACGTCCAGCCTCGTGGAAGACCGTGGAATCCGCTGACGTCACAGGTGCTATCCGAGCGCACGATCACGGAACCTTGCTCATCGACTGCATCAGCCTGTGGCTCACCCACGTACTCGATGCCGCAGGTGCTTGGGACAGTGATCCGGCGGACAATCAGCAATTGCTGGCTGGAGTGCACGACACCATCGAGGAGTTGGTCGAGGCCGTGCGCAACTGCGCTCACGATTTGATCATCGTCAGCAACGAAGTCGGGCAGGGAGTGGTGCCGCCGACGTACGCCGGACGCTTGTTTCGCGACCTCATGGGCATCACCAATGCCAAGCTTGCTGAGGTGAGCTCGCAGGTGCAGTTCCTGGTCGCCGGAAGATCGCTGCCACTTGCATCCATTGCCTCACTGCTGACAAAGGACAGTCATGAATGATTTGCCTGGAGTCTCCTTGCCCGATGAGCAGATGCGCACGGCAGCGATGGCTCGCCAACTTCGACTCACCAAGCCAGCTGGAGCCCTTGGACGATTGGAAGAGCTGAGCGGGTGGGCCAGTGCCGTGCAGGGGAAGTGCCCGCCGAGCAGATTCCAGCAGGCCACCGTCGTGATCTTCGCCGGTGATCACGGAATCGCCACCACCGCGCGCACTTCGGCATATCCCTCAGAAGTAACTGCTCAGATGGTGCGCAACTTCGTCGCGGGCGGCGCAGCAGTCAACGTCCTGGCTCGCCAGGCAGATGCCCGCGTCCGCGTTGTTGACGTGAGCGTCGATGCCGAGCCTGGCTATCTCGAGGCGATCGCGCCTGAGGTCGCCAGCAATCGCATCCGTCGCAGTAGCGGATCCATCGATCGTGAGGATGCGCTCACTCTCGTCGAGGCACAGGCTGCCTTCGATCTGGGTCGACGTATTGCTGATGAGGAAATTGACAGCGGCGCAGACCTGCTGATCCCTGGTGACATGGGAATCGGCAACACCACTCCCGCGTCCACTCTGACTGGCCTGTTGGCCAATCTCGATGCCTCCAAAGTCACGGGCGTGGGCACTGGCATTGACGATCAGACCTGGATGCGCAAGTGCGCGGCCGTGCGGGATGCCATGCATCGCGGTCGACCGGAGCTCGGCAATCCCATTGCACTGCTGGCCGCAGTGGGCGGGGCCGATTTCGCGGCGATGACAGGATTCCTCGTGCAGGCGGCGATTCGCAAAACCCCCGTCATCCTTGACGGCACGATCTCGGGTGCATGCGCGCTCGTCGCTGATCGAATCGACTTTCGAGCAAAACACTGGTGGTTAGCCGGACATCGCTCCTCTGAGCCAGCGCATACCGCAGCCCTGGATCATCTGGGCCTTGAACCGGTGATCGACTACGCATTGCGTCTCGGTGAAGGCACCGGCGCTTTGCTGGCCTTGCCAGTCGTGCAAGCCGCGATTTGCTTGCTTGCCGAGATGGCGACCTTCGATGAGGCCGGGGTCAGCGAGCAGGATGCCTGACGCGCTTCGATTGGCCATCGGCACGCTGACTCGACTGCCCGTGCCTGCACCAAGGACCCTGACACGCAGCACCACAACCTGGGCGATGAGCCTTGCGCCCCTGATTGGCGCAGCACTGGCACTTGTCTGCGGACTGCCCTTGCTCATCGAGGCGCGGCAATTCACCACACTTGTTCTTGCCGCCATTTCGATCGCGCTGCTCGCCTTCGCAACGCGGGCGCTGCACCTCGACGGGCTTGCCGACACTGCCGATGCGCTCGGCAGTGCCAAGCCAGCACAGCAGGCTCTTGAGATCGCGCGCAAGTCCGACATCGGACCATTCGGCGTCATCGCCCTGGTGCTGAATCTGCTGCTGCAGACCTTCGCACTGGCGGCGTGCCTCTATGCGGGTGATGGCCTACCGGCCCTGGTGCTCGCGGCGGTGCTTGGGCGCATCGCGCTGACGTGGGCGTGCACTCAGCTATGGCCGGCGGCACGAGCTGATGGCCTTGGGGCCAGCGTCGCTGGCAGCGTTCCGCTGGCTGTGCCCATCCTTTGGGCAGTCGTGATAGCTATTGGCGGATACGTACTGCTCGGAGCAGCTGGAGTATTGGCAACTCTGCTTGCACTGCTCGCAGGCCAACTCGTGCTCATGATCACCAAGAGACGACTTGGCGGAGTCACGGGTGATGTCCTTGGTGCAGTCATCGAGTGCGCAACGAGCACGGCACTGATCACTTTGGCGCTACTGCTGCAGTACTCGAGTTTCTAGAACTGGCCTCATCTATCGCGTTGACGGCTCAACAAACGGAGGCTTGGTGACGTGGAATCGAATCGGCTTTCCACGCACATTGACCAGCACGTCGTACCCAGGCTCGACATCGGCATCAAGCAGCGCCAGCGCAATGCCACATTTCAAACTCGGCGAATAGGTTCCGCTGGTGATGTCACCGATCACCGGTGCGGTCAGTTCAACATCGGCCAGCCCGTGCACGTGCATATGAGCGCGCGGGATTCCCCGTTCGACTGACTTCAGCCCACGCAATTTGCGGCGGGGCCCTTCTGCTCGTTGTTTGACGAGCGCATCGCGGCCGGCGAACTCGGGCTTGTCCCAGCCCACTGCCCACGCGAGACCTGCTTCAACTGGCGAGATGTCCTGGGCGATGTCCTGTCCGTGCAGTGGATAGCCCATCTCCAAACGCAAGGTATCGCGCGCACCTAGGCCGGCAGGAACCGCGCCGAGCGCCTGCCCCCGTTCAAGCAGCACATCCCAAACCGATCCCAGAATGATGTTGGGCACGACAAGCTCAAATCCGAGTTCACCGGTGTATCCACTGCGGCAGACGATGACCGGTTCACCGCGATGGCTCGCATTGATCATTGCCATGTAGTCCAACTCAGCCGGCAGCCCGATCGCTTCAATCAGCGCGCGGCTGTTGGGGCCTTGAACGGCGATGATGCCGTGAGTGTCGTGATGATTCTCAATCGTGACGCCTGCTGGTGCGCTCTCCACTAGCAATTGGACGATCACACTCGCATTGGACGCATTGGGAACCATGAAGATCTCGTTATCTGCCCAGCGATACACGATGAGGTCATCGACCACGCCGCCATATTCATTGCACAGCATCGTGTACTGGGCGCTGCCATCGCCGATGCGATCCAAGTCATTGGTCAGAATTGAATTGAGAAAGGCCAATGCGCCTTCGCCATGGATGCGGACTTTGCCCATGTGCGACACATCGAAGATGCCGACTGCTGAGCGCACAGCATCATGCTCAACCAGCACTCCGGCGTATTCGATAGGCATATCCCAGCCGCCGAAGTCGGCGGTCTTGGCGCCCAACTGCAGGTGTCGACTATGGAGCGGAGTCTCGCGCAATCCTGAGTTCACGGCACGAAGGTACCTGTTCGGCGAACTTCAGAACGCACTGCTTGACATCGCGTGATCGGGCTAGGGTTCCGTCATGACTTTGACTCTTGCCGCCACCGCCCCGAGTTCAACTGCCTGCGATGCCCTGGTCATTGCGATTGTGCCCGCCAAAGGCAAGGCGATCGCGCTGGCAGCTCACGGCTTGACCGCTGCTCAAGCCAATCGCATCATGGAATCCGCGAATGCTGTCGGCGCCTCAAGCAAATCGGGAGAACTGACCGTTCTCCCAGCGCCATCTGGATTTGCGGCGAAGAAGATCGCGGTGCTTGGGCTGGGCGACTTTGCCAAGACCGGCGATCTGGAAACCCTGCGCACTGCAGTCGGTGCCGCAGTGCGGTCACTTTCAGGCAGCAAGAAGATCGCCATCGTTGCTTCGCCCGACGCGGAACATGTGCTGGCAACTGCGCTGGCCGCGCAACTGGGCAGTTACTCCTTCACCGACTTCAAGGGCAAGGCCAAGCCAAGAACCTCAGCATCGAACATCGTCCTGCTGGTCCCAAAGGAAGCGATCAGCGAGGGTAGAGCAGCGCTCGCCGATGCCGCTGTTCTTGCCACCTCGGTCAACTTGAGCCGTGATCTGGTCAACACTCCCCCCAATGCGCTGACACCCGTTGACTTGGCGGCTGCAGCGAAGAACGCAGTTGCCGGCCTACCAGTCAAGGTCACCATCTGGGACGAGAAGGCGCTCAAGCGCGATGGTTGCGGCGGTATTTTGGCCGTCGGCCAGGGTTCAGTGAATCCACCCCGTCTGGTGAAGATGGTGTACGCCCCTGCCGGGGCCAAGGCCAGCTTGGCCATCGTTGGCAAGGGCATCACCTTCGACACCGGCGGCATCTCCATCAAGCCGGCGGCGGGCATGGATGAGATGAAAGGCGACATGGGCGGGGCGGCCGCCGTTATTGGCGCAATGCAGGCCATCGCCAAGCTCGGGATCATTATCAATGTCACCGGCTGGGTGCCAACTGCTGAGAACATGCCCGGTGGCAATGCGCAGCGTCCTGGCGATGTGATCACCATGTTCGATGGCACGACAGTAGAAGTACTGAACACCGACGCTGAGGGTCGACTGGTGCTGGCTGATGCGCTGGGCATGGCCGTGCTGGAAAAGCCGGATCTCATCATCGACGTCGCCACCTTGACCGGCGCCCAGCGCATTGCACTGGGATCTCGCACGGCAGGAGTGATGGCCAATGACGATGACTCGCGGACCTTGGTGTGCACCGCGGCCGGCGAAGCAGGCGAAGCTGCCTGGCCGATGCCCTTGCCGGAGTACCTGCGCGCCTCAATCGACTCCCCCACAGCCGATATTGCCAATATCGGCGACCGGCTCGGAGGCATGCTCTCAGCTGGCATCTTCCTCAAGGAATTCATCCCAGCCGAGCAGCTCTGGGTGCATATCGACATCGCCGGGCCCTCATTCAACGACAAGGGCCCCTATGGCTACACGCCCAAGGGCGGCACGGGCTCTACGGTGCGCACCTTCGTTCAGGTGGCCAAGACGCTTGCGGCAGGATAGGCAGTAGAAGACATCGGCCGGGCACACGCTCGGCTCAAAGTTCGCTGGCGGGAGTTTTGGTGGCAGACGCTGACCTGGTCATCCTCGGTGGAGGCAGTGGTGGCTATGCCGCGGCCCTTCGTGCATCCGAACTGGGCAAGAGCGTCATCCTGATAGATCAGGACAAGCTCGGCGGCACCTGTTTGCATCGGGGTTGCATCCCAACCAAGGCACTGCTGCATGCGGCGGAGGTCGCTGATTCAGCACGCGAGAGCGAGCAGTTCGGCGTCAACGCAACCCTTCATGGCATCGACATGAAGAAGGTCAATGACTATCGCGACGGCGTCGTTGCGCGTCTGTACAAGGGCCTGCAGGGCCTTGTGAAGAGCCGCAATGTCACCTTCGTCGAAGGCACCGGCCGCCTCGTGGGTCCCAAGACTGTTGAGGTCAATGGACAGCAGTACACCGGCGAACACCTCATTCTTGCCACTGGCTCCTATGCCCGTTCCCTTCCTGGTCTGGACATCGGTGGCCGAATCCTGACTTCAGACCAAGCGCTCGCTTTGGACTACATCCCTGAGCGCGTCATCGTGCTCGGCGGCGGTGTCATTGGCGTGGAGTTCGCAAGTGTCTGGAAGTCCTTCGGTGCTGAAGTGACCATCATTGAAGGCCTGCCTCACCTGGTCCCCAATGAAGACGAAGCAGTGTCCAAGCAACTCGAGCGGGCCTTCCGCAAGCGCGGTATCAATTTCTCCTTGGGCGTGCGCTTCGCCTCAGCAACCCAAGACGATTCAGGCGTGCACGTGGCTCTTGAAGATGGCAAGACCTTCGACGCTGACCTGTTGCTGGTCGCCGTGGGTCGGGGGCCAAACGCCTCGGGTATGGGCTTTGAGGAGCAGGGCGTGGCTATGGAGCGCGGTTGGGTCCTGGTCGATGAGCGCCTGCATACCAATCTGCCTGGAGTGTTCGCCGTTGGCGACATCACACCTGGTCTGCAACTTGCTCACCGCGGTTTCCAGCACGGCATCTTCGTTGCCGAGGAAATCGCGGGACTGCATCCGATGGTGATCGCTGACGTCAACATCCCCAAGGTCACCTACTGCGAGCCCGAAGTGGCCAGCGTCGGCATGACTGAGGCCCAAGCACGTGCAGAGCACGGCGACAACATCGCGACCTACGAATACAACCTCGGCGGCAATGGCAAGAGCCAGATCCTTGGCACTGCCGGGTTCATCAAGTTGGTACAGGTCAAAGAAGGTCCTGTCGTGGGTATTCACATGGTCGGCTCGCGCATGGGAGAGCAGATCGGTGAAGCACAGTTGATCGTGAACTGGGAAGCGCATCCAGAAGATGTTGCTGTGCTGATTCACGCGCACCCCACGCAGAACGAGGCTATGGGCGAGGCACACCTTGCGCTGGCTGGAAAACCGCTCCACGCACACGCCTGACACACAACCAGATCCGCGATCCGGATCTTCGAAGGGGAGTCGAGTTCACATGTCGGTCTCAGTCACGATGCCACAGCTCGGAGAGAGCGTCACCGAAGGAACCGTCACTCGATGGTTGAAGCAGGTCGGTGACACCATCACTGCTGACGAGCCCCTGCTCGAGATCTCCACGGACAAGGTCGATACCGAGATTCCGGCACCCGCCTCTGGCGTGCTGCTGGCGATCAGCGCCGCCGAGGACGAGACCGTGCTGGTTGGTGCCGAGCTTGGTGTCATCGGAGCAGCCGACGAAGCCGGCGCTAGCGCCCCTGCTCCAGTAGCAGCGGCCCCTCTCGCTGCGTCCGAGCCCACACCCGCACCCGTTGAGCCAGTTGTCGCCGCACCGGCGCCGGTGGCGCCTGCCGCCGCCGCGCCGCCAGCGCCAGCTGCAGGCGGGGCCATTGTTGACGTACTGCTCCCCCTGCTTGGCGAGAGTGTCACCGAAGGAACCGTCACCCGTTGGCTGAAGCAGGTCGGCGACACAGTCGCCGCTGACGAGCCCCTCGTGGAGATCTCGACCGACAAGGTGGACACCGAACTGCCGTCGCCAGCCGCTGGCGTCCTGGTCGCCATCCTGGTTCTCGAAGACGCCACGGCCGATGTGGGCGCTGTGCTTGGCCAGATCGGCGCTGCCGGCGCTGTTCCCGCGCCAGCAGTTGCACCCGCTCCTGCCGCACCTGCTCCTACTGCCCCCGTGATCACTGCAGCCCCAGTTGTGGCCGCACCACCTGCACCACCTGCAGCCCCGCCAGTTGTCCCCGCTGCTCCTGTGGCAGCGCCAGTGCCGGCTCCCGCCGCAGTTCCAGCCGCCGCAGTTTCCGATAGTGAGTCGTACGTGACCCCATTGGTGCGCCGACTTGCAACGCAAAATGGCGTCGATCTTTCCGCAGTTGTCGGAACAGGTATTGGCGGGCGCATCCGTAAGCAGGATGTGCTTGCAGCAGCCGAAACCAAGCAAGCTCGCGCCACGACTGCGGCTGCTGCAGCCCCGGTGGCTGTAGCTAGTTCCACCTCAGCTGCAAGCCCATCGCCATTGCGTGGACAGACCGTGAAGATCTCTCGCCTGCGCCGCGTCATCGCCGAGCGCATGGTGGAGTCATTGCAAGTTTCCGCTCAACTCACCACAGTCCTGGAAGTTGATGTCACGGCCATCGCAAAGCTGCGTGGCCGCATCAAGGACGAGTTCGAAGGCCGCGAAGGCGTCAAACTCACCTACCTGCCGTTCATCGCCAAGGCGTCTGTTGAGGCTCTCAAGCAGTTCCCGATGGTCAATGCCTCCATCGACATGAATGAGGGCACGATCACCTACCACGATTCAGAGAACCTCGGCATTGCCGTTGACACTGATCGCGGCCTGCTCGTCCCGGTTATCCGCAATGCCGGGGACCTCAACATCGCCGGGCTTTCGCGCAGCATTGCCGACCTTGCCGATCGCACCCGCCAGAGCAAGGTTGCACCCGACGAGCTCAGCGGTGGCACGTTCACGATCACCAATACCGGCAGTCGCGGGGCCTTGTTCGACACCCCGATCATCAATCAGCCGCAGGTTGCCATCTTGGGCACCGGAGCGATCATCAAGCGCCCGGTCGTTGTGCCCGACACCACTGGGCAGGAAGTCATTGCGATCCGCTCGATGATGTATCTGTCTTTGTCCTACGACCATCGACTGGTCGATGGAGCTGACGCCGCTCGATTCCTCGTGGCAGTGAAGGCCCGTCTGGAAGAAGCCTCGTTTGAGGCTGAACTCGGACTCTGACGCGATGAGGGTCGCGGTCACAGGCTCAACAGGGCTCATCGGTACTGCACTTGTTGCTCAACTGCGCCTGGATGGCCATACGGTCAGCCGCTTGGTCCGCCGCAGCGCAGCTTCGGCTGACGAGATCTCTTGGGATCCCGTGGCTGGCACTGTTGATCTTGCAGCACTTGAAGGCACTGAAGCGGTATTCCATCTCGCTGGAGCCGGCGTCGGCGATCATCGGTGGACTGATGCCTACAAGGCTGAGATTCTCAACAGTCGGGTCCTGGGGACCCAGACCATCGCTCGGGCCCTTGCTGCACTGGCCTCACCGCCCGCAGTTCTGGTCTCAGGGTCCGCGATCGGCTGGTACGGCGACACAGGTGACCAGATTGTCGACGAGCAGGCTCCTGCCGGCCAAGGATTTCTCGCTGAGGTGGTGCAGGCCTGGGAGGCAGCAACTGCGACCGCAAGTGAGGCAGGCATTCGTGTCGTGCACGCGCGCACCGGACTCGTGGTTGCCCGCGACGGCGGCGCTTGGGCTCGCATGTTCCCGCTCTTTCGCCTCGGGGTCGGCGGAAAGTTGGGCCCGGGCAATCAGTACTGGTCGTGGATCTCACTGCGAGATGAAATCTCGGCACTGCTCTACTGCATGACCAACTCAGCAATCTCAGGTCCGGTGAATCTGACCGGGCCAAGTGCTGTGACCAACAGCGAGGTCACCTCTGCCATGGGACGTGTCATGGGCCGTCCCACACTTCTGCCTGTCCCCGCTGCCGCCCTGAAGATCGTGCTGGGTGAATTCTCAAGTGAGGTGCTGGGCAGCATCAGGGTCACTCCCGCTGTACTTCAAGCCGCCCAGTTCGCCTGGGCCGACACCACGATTGAATCCGCGATCAGCACTGCGTGGCGCAGCCCTTGAGCGTTGACGTCATCATCGTTGGAGCCGGACTCGCGGGTCTGGCCGCAGCGCGTGAACTGAGTCTTGCTGGAATCGAAGTCGCCGTGCTTGAAGCAAGTGACCAGGTTGGCGGTCGAGTTCGCACTGATTACGTCGACGGACTGCAACTGGATTGGGGTTTTCAGGTCTATAATCCGGCCTATCCCGAAGCCGCCCGAATTCTTGATCACCCAGCTCTCGCGCTTCGCCCACTGGCGCCAGGCCTTGGTATCCGCCTCGGCAACGGCCGCCTGATGCGTCTGGGTGATCCACGCAAGCACTTGACCTGGGGACTGCGTGGCCTTGGTCCGGGTTCTGGCTCGCCGGTGGCCAAGATGCGTCTTGCTCGCTACCTCTTGCATCTTGCTCGCCAGTCACCTGGGCTGCTGCAAGAAGAGGCAGACATCACTGCTCGGGACGCGCTCGTGCAAGCCGGGATAGGCGAAACTCTCATCGATCAAATCCTGGCTCCATTTCTCGCGGGCGTGTTTCTTGAGCCCGACCTTGTGACTTCGCGCAGATTCATGGACCTGGTTCTGCGCTCCTTTGCGAACGGTCGACCGTCGCTGCCAGCCAAGGGCATGCAGGCAATACCCGAGCAGATCCATGCAGCGCTGCCTCCCGGCACTGTGCAGCTCAACTCTGCTGTGGTGAAGATCAACAACAAGTCGGTCAACACCGCTGACAATGGAAGCGTGCGAGCCAAACTGGTGATTATGGCAACACAGGCACCTGCCGCCGAAAAGCTCGCGCCCGGACTTCGTCTCCCAACTGGCCGCGCGGTGACGACTTGGTACCACCTCGCCGATGCGCCCGCAGAGCAACTCACCAACGGCCAATCACTACTGCTCGTCGACAGCCAACGCAGCGGCGCAGTGATCAACACCGTGGTCGTCAGCCACGCAGCCCCGTCCTACGCCTCGCAGCAGCGCGTTCTGGTCTCCTCGTCCTGCCTTGGGCTGGACACAAGTCAGGACGCTGAACAGTCCGTGCGGATACACCTGTCCAAGTTGTATGCGGCGCCGACTTCAGGCTGGCAATTGGTGGAGCGCTACTCGATTCCCTATGCCCTGCCAGCAATGGAACCTCCGTTCATGGTGCGCAAGCCAATCGAGCACGGATCCTTGCTGCTCGCCGGAGATCACCGTGAAACTGGTTCGATTCAGGGAGCCCTGGTCAGCGGGCGTCGGGCCGCACATCGAGCCCTTGAACTGCTGGACTTACGATGACCACTGTGCAGACCGCGACGCAATTGCAGGTCACGCATGTTGGATTCGGCTCCGCTGCCGTTGAATACTCCGCCACCTGGGACCTCCAGCGCACGATTCATGCACAGGTCGTCAGCGGCGAATCTCC
Protein-coding sequences here:
- a CDS encoding leucyl aminopeptidase, with amino-acid sequence MTLTLAATAPSSTACDALVIAIVPAKGKAIALAAHGLTAAQANRIMESANAVGASSKSGELTVLPAPSGFAAKKIAVLGLGDFAKTGDLETLRTAVGAAVRSLSGSKKIAIVASPDAEHVLATALAAQLGSYSFTDFKGKAKPRTSASNIVLLVPKEAISEGRAALADAAVLATSVNLSRDLVNTPPNALTPVDLAAAAKNAVAGLPVKVTIWDEKALKRDGCGGILAVGQGSVNPPRLVKMVYAPAGAKASLAIVGKGITFDTGGISIKPAAGMDEMKGDMGGAAAVIGAMQAIAKLGIIINVTGWVPTAENMPGGNAQRPGDVITMFDGTTVEVLNTDAEGRLVLADALGMAVLEKPDLIIDVATLTGAQRIALGSRTAGVMANDDDSRTLVCTAAGEAGEAAWPMPLPEYLRASIDSPTADIANIGDRLGGMLSAGIFLKEFIPAEQLWVHIDIAGPSFNDKGPYGYTPKGGTGSTVRTFVQVAKTLAAG
- the lpdA gene encoding dihydrolipoyl dehydrogenase, with amino-acid sequence MADADLVILGGGSGGYAAALRASELGKSVILIDQDKLGGTCLHRGCIPTKALLHAAEVADSARESEQFGVNATLHGIDMKKVNDYRDGVVARLYKGLQGLVKSRNVTFVEGTGRLVGPKTVEVNGQQYTGEHLILATGSYARSLPGLDIGGRILTSDQALALDYIPERVIVLGGGVIGVEFASVWKSFGAEVTIIEGLPHLVPNEDEAVSKQLERAFRKRGINFSLGVRFASATQDDSGVHVALEDGKTFDADLLLVAVGRGPNASGMGFEEQGVAMERGWVLVDERLHTNLPGVFAVGDITPGLQLAHRGFQHGIFVAEEIAGLHPMVIADVNIPKVTYCEPEVASVGMTEAQARAEHGDNIATYEYNLGGNGKSQILGTAGFIKLVQVKEGPVVGIHMVGSRMGEQIGEAQLIVNWEAHPEDVAVLIHAHPTQNEAMGEAHLALAGKPLHAHA
- the sucB gene encoding 2-oxoglutarate dehydrogenase, E2 component, dihydrolipoamide succinyltransferase, giving the protein MSVSVTMPQLGESVTEGTVTRWLKQVGDTITADEPLLEISTDKVDTEIPAPASGVLLAISAAEDETVLVGAELGVIGAADEAGASAPAPVAAAPLAASEPTPAPVEPVVAAPAPVAPAAAAPPAPAAGGAIVDVLLPLLGESVTEGTVTRWLKQVGDTVAADEPLVEISTDKVDTELPSPAAGVLVAILVLEDATADVGAVLGQIGAAGAVPAPAVAPAPAAPAPTAPVITAAPVVAAPPAPPAAPPVVPAAPVAAPVPAPAAVPAAAVSDSESYVTPLVRRLATQNGVDLSAVVGTGIGGRIRKQDVLAAAETKQARATTAAAAAPVAVASSTSAASPSPLRGQTVKISRLRRVIAERMVESLQVSAQLTTVLEVDVTAIAKLRGRIKDEFEGREGVKLTYLPFIAKASVEALKQFPMVNASIDMNEGTITYHDSENLGIAVDTDRGLLVPVIRNAGDLNIAGLSRSIADLADRTRQSKVAPDELSGGTFTITNTGSRGALFDTPIINQPQVAILGTGAIIKRPVVVPDTTGQEVIAIRSMMYLSLSYDHRLVDGADAARFLVAVKARLEEASFEAELGL
- a CDS encoding TIGR01777 family oxidoreductase, which translates into the protein MRVAVTGSTGLIGTALVAQLRLDGHTVSRLVRRSAASADEISWDPVAGTVDLAALEGTEAVFHLAGAGVGDHRWTDAYKAEILNSRVLGTQTIARALAALASPPAVLVSGSAIGWYGDTGDQIVDEQAPAGQGFLAEVVQAWEAATATASEAGIRVVHARTGLVVARDGGAWARMFPLFRLGVGGKLGPGNQYWSWISLRDEISALLYCMTNSAISGPVNLTGPSAVTNSEVTSAMGRVMGRPTLLPVPAAALKIVLGEFSSEVLGSIRVTPAVLQAAQFAWADTTIESAISTAWRSP
- a CDS encoding FAD-dependent oxidoreductase, with product MSVDVIIVGAGLAGLAAARELSLAGIEVAVLEASDQVGGRVRTDYVDGLQLDWGFQVYNPAYPEAARILDHPALALRPLAPGLGIRLGNGRLMRLGDPRKHLTWGLRGLGPGSGSPVAKMRLARYLLHLARQSPGLLQEEADITARDALVQAGIGETLIDQILAPFLAGVFLEPDLVTSRRFMDLVLRSFANGRPSLPAKGMQAIPEQIHAALPPGTVQLNSAVVKINNKSVNTADNGSVRAKLVIMATQAPAAEKLAPGLRLPTGRAVTTWYHLADAPAEQLTNGQSLLLVDSQRSGAVINTVVVSHAAPSYASQQRVLVSSSCLGLDTSQDAEQSVRIHLSKLYAAPTSGWQLVERYSIPYALPAMEPPFMVRKPIEHGSLLLAGDHRETGSIQGALVSGRRAAHRALELLDLR